The segment CGCCTCGCCTTCCTGGCCCGCCATGGCGAGAGCCATACGGTGCCGCCGCACCGGGTGAACTACCGCGCCAACCTGTGGGCGTTGCACTCGCTGGGTGCACGCAAGATCGTGGCGGTGAATGCCGTCGGCGGCATTCGCGACGACATGGGCCCGCGCGTGCTGGTGGTGCCTGACCAGGTGATCGACTACACCCACGGCCGCTACACGAGCTTCAACGACGTCGAAGGCGCCGAGGTCCGGCATATCGATTTCAGCGAGCCATACACCGAGAGCCTGCGCCAGGCGATCCTCGCCGCGGCACGTGCCGAGGGCCTGGCCATCATCGACGGTGGCGTGCACGGGGTGACCCAGGGTCCGCGCCTGGAAACCCGCGCCGAGATCGCCCGGATGAAGCGCGACGGTTGCGACCTGGTCGGCATGACCGGCATGCCCGAGGCCGTCCTGGCCCGCGAGCTCGACCTGGAATTCGCCTGCCTGGCCCTCGTGGCCAACTTCGCCGCGGGCGCCGGTGACGAGGCCGAGATCAGCATCGAGGAAATCTTTGCCCACCTCGCCGCTGCCACGGCCAACGTCCCGCCCATCCTCGGCCGCATGCTCGAAGGCTGACCCCGGGCGGCCTATGGGAAAGAATCCCACTTGCGCGTTCGTCTAAAACATGATGATACTTCGCACGCGCCGCGGGGGCAGGCCAAGGGGATCTGGGGAAAGCCTCGCCATCCGGGTGCTTCCAGTCCATGTCTAGGGGTTTCCGCAATGCGTTTCGGTACGGTCAAGTGGTTCAACGACGCCAAGGGTTTCGGTTTCATCGCACCCGAGGACGGTGGGGAGGACGTGTTCGTCCACTTTTCTGCGATCAACTCCAAGGGCTTCCGTAGCCTGCAGGAAGGCCAGCGTGTGCAGTTCGAAGTGACGACGGGCCCGAAGGGTGCCCAGGCGTCGGGCGTCGAAATCGCTGCCTGATCGGTAGCGCCAAGTCGCCGGAAAACCCCGCGCGTGTCGCGGGGTTTTTTTTCGCCTGCAGGCAAGGGCGGCGCCGACAGCGCGCGGCGTGCCGCCCCGGCTGTCCCGGATCCGCCATGACGCCACCCTTGGCGCATGGCTACCCTCATCGAATCCCTCACCGCCCTGGCCGTGTTCGCCATCGGCGCCTCGGCGTCGGCGACCTGGCTGGCCCGGTCCACGGCGGATACGTCCCAGGCGTCGGCACGCGTTCGTGCACTGGGTATCGCCAGCGACATGGAAGCCCGGCTGCGCGCCCACCGCGCCGGGGTGCACGCCGGCCACTATCGCCACGCGATTCCGGCAAGGATCGACTGCCGCAAGGCCTGCTCTCCGGCCCAGCTTGCGCAGCATGATCTCGCCGCTTTCCACGCCGCGCTCGCGTCGGCATGGGGGCGCGGCGCCAACGGGGACGTTGCCTGCGACCAGGGCGCCTGCCTCATCCGCATCACCTGGCCGGGAGGCGCCCTGCATTGGGGCGTGGCGCCATGAAGATGCGCGGCATGACGCTGGTCGAACTGGTCGTCGGCCTTGCCGTGGCCTCGACGGTAGCGGCCGTCGTCCTGGTGGGGTCGGCGGCCGTCGCCACTCAGGTCCGGCGTGGCTTCGCGTCATCGGGGGCAACGGAGTCGGCCGATGCGGCGCTCGCGGCCATGCTGGCGGACGTGCGCCGCGATGGCGAGTGGTCGACCTGCCTTCCCGCCCGCGGCTGCCCGGTTTACGTGGGCGGTGCTTACGGCATGGCGCTGGTGGTGGGCCGGCAGCGGGCGTGGACGATCCAGGACGGCCTTCGCCTTTGCGCCGGCAGGCATTGCGAGCGGGTCTTCGAAGGCGCCACGGCCTTGCAGGTGCTGGTCGACACCGACGTGGACGGCGGCATCCGGCACGACGAGGCACGACGCGGCGACGCCTCTCGTGCCCGCCTGGTCGAGCTGCGCTTGTCCTTGCGCGACGGTACCTCGCGTTCGCGCTGGGCGTGGATACCGCCATGAGGGAGCAGCGCGGTGCCATCCTCCTCATGGTGCTGGCCTCGCTGGCGATCCTGGCGCTGCTGGGTGCCGAGGCGGCGCGGTTCGCGGCGGCCCGGCAGCGCGAGGCGGGCGACGCGTGGTGCCGGGAACTGCTCAGGGCGGCCCGTGACGATCGTCGCGGTGGTCAGGCCGGCGAGGCGCATGCGACCATCACGGATGGCGCGAACGGCGCGTCGCATTTCGAGGGATTCCATGGATCGCAGGCGTTTTCTCCAGGGCGCGACGATTGCATCGGGCGTCGCGCTCGCGGCGGCGGGTAAGACGGCAGCCGCCGCGACCCCTGGCACGACGAAAGCCCCGTCGGTGTCGCCAGGCGGCCCGGGCATGCTGCCGCGCGTGTGCTCCACATGGGACTTCGGCGTACCGGCCAACCAGGCCGCGTGGAAGGTGCTCTCCACCGGCGGCCGCGCGCTGGATGCGGTGGAGCAGGGCGTGCGCGTGCCGGAGCAGGACCTCAAGAACCACAGCGTCGGCCGCGCCGGGTATCCCGACCGCGATGGCAAGGTGACGCTGGACGCCAGCATCATGGACGAACACGGCAATTGCGGTGCCGTCGCCGCGATCGAACATATCGCCCATCCCATTTCCGTCGCCCGCCGGGTGATGGAGCGCACGCCGCACGTGCTGCTGGTCGGCGATGGCGCCCTGCAGTTTGCGCTGGAGCAGGGCTTCCCGCGCGAGGAACTGCTGACGCCGGAATCCGAGCAGGCGTGGCATGCCTGGCTGAAGACGGCGAAGTACACGCCGCAGGCCAACAGCGAAGTCAAAACCTATAACGCCGGCCCGGGTGGCACCCCGGGCGATGCGAGCAACCACGACACCATCGGCATGCTCGCCATCGACGCGAAGGGCAACCTCTCCGGCGCCTGCACCACCAGCGGCATGGCGTGGAAGCTGCACGGCCGCGTCGGCGACAGCCCCATCATCGGTGCCGGCCTGTATGTCGATAACGAGGTGGGCGCAGCGACCTCGACGGGCGTGGGCGAAGAAGTGATCCGCAACGTCGGTAGCTTCCTCGTGGTGGAACTCATGCGCCAGGGCCGTTCGCCGCAGGATGCCTGCCGCGAAGCGATGGAGCGCATCCTGCGCAAGAAGCCGGAAGCACGCGGCCTGCAGGTCGGCTTCCTCGCCATGGACAAGAAGGGCAACGTCGGCGCGTGGGCCATCCAGGATGGCTTCTCGTATGCCATCTGCGATGCGAAAAAGCAGGACACGCTGATCCCCGCCAAGAGCACGTTCTGACCATGGCTCTCCTCGAAGTCGCCGCGAACTCCGCCGCCTCCGCTTTCGCGGCGCAGGAAGGTGGCGCCGGCCGCGTTGAACTGTGCGCCAGCCTGGACGAAGGCGGTGTCACGCCGTCGCACGGCACGCTGGTGCTGGCGCGCGAAGGCCTCACCATTCCGCTGTATGTGCTGATTCGTCCGCGCGCGGGCGACTTCGTTTACGAAGACCATGAAGTCGAGGCGATGCTCGATGACATCGCACATTGCCGCGACCTCGGCTGCGACGGCGTGGTGGTGGGCGCGCTCACGCCCGAGGGCGAAGTGGACCTGGATACCTGTGCGCGCTTCGTCGAGGCGGCACACGGCCTCGGCGTAACCTTCCACCGCGCCTTCGATCTGGTGAACGACCCGTCCGACAGCCTGGAATCCCTCGTCGAACTCGGCTTCGAGCGCGTGCTCACCTCCGGCGGCATGGCCAGCGCCGTGGCCGGCGCCAGTCGGCTCGGCCGGCTGGTGGCCCAGGCCGGCCAGCGCATCGTGGTGATGCCGGGCGCGGGGATCGAGCCCGGCAATATCGCCGACCTGCGCAGCGTCACGGCGGCGAACGAGTTCCACGCGTCCGCCAAGCGCCGCCTGCCGTCGGCCATGCGCCGCTCGCGGGCCGATCCGCTGGGCATGGGCGCGGGCGAAACACGCACGGACGTTGCCACGGTGCGCGCGCTGGTCGCCGCCATCACTCCTTAAACCACGGGATGCCTATCGTGAATCGACTGCAGGGATTCGTTGTGCTCGCCGGCCTTTGCATGGCTGGAAACGTGGCCGCCGCTGATGCCGTGCACTACACGGCGCCGGGCAAGGCGGCCGCGGATCTCAACATCGCGTCGCTGCCGCGTACTGAAGTGAAGGCAGGCGCCCATGGCGATGCCCCCACGGCGTGGCAGGGCGTGAACCTCATCGATGTGCTCCGCGCGCAGGGTGCGCCGGTCGGCAAGGAACTGCGCGGGAAGGCGCTCTCGGACTTCGTCCGCGTCACCGCATCCGACGGCTACCAGGTGATCTTCAGCCTCGGTGAACTGGATCCGGACTTTGGCGGCCGCAAGGTGGTGCTCGTCGACCAGCACGAGGGCAAGCCGCTCGATGCGAAGGACGGCCCTTACCGGCTGGTAGTGCCGGACGACTCGCGTCCGGCACGCTGGATCCACAGCGTCACGGCGATCGAGCTGGTGGAAGCCTCGACGACCGAGCGCCGCAAGCCTTAACCCTTGTCCAGCGGGGTGGTGAGCTTCAGCCCGCTGTTGACCAGGAACAGGCCGTCGTCGGGCAGGGCATCGGCGCTTTCGCCGGTGTCCTTCGCCCACGCGATCGCCTGTTTCGGGCCGGGTACATAGGCTTCCCACTGGCCGTAGTGATCATCCGGCACCGGGCCGGTGCGCAGGCGGTAGGTGACCGGGACGCGCACGAAGTAGAACGGGTCGCTGGCGTGGTTACCGGTCGTGGGGATGTTGAACGTCCAGTCTTTCGCCACCCGCAACGCCGGGTTGGCCAGCACGTTGCGCCACACGTTCATCTGCGTGTCGGAGCCGACCACGCCCAGGTTCACCTGTTCCACGTCGACGTCCACCACCTTGCCGTCGTGGCCGACGCGCAGCAGCAGGTACACCGTGCCCTGGACCCCGGACGCGACCGCGTTGGAGGGATACGACGGCGGCGAGCGCTTGGCGTACGCGACCGTTTCACCACCGCCATTCTCTTCGCCGAACGTGGCGCCGGCGATGCGCACGATATACGTCTGCGCGTCGGGCGATTCGCGCCGGGCGACGAGGCGCAGGCTCATGTGCGCATGGGCCGCGACGGCATGGCCTTCACGCATCACCGGCTCAAAACGCCACTTCGGCGCAGCGCTGCCGATCAGGCCGACGACGTCGGCGGGAATCTTGTCCTGCTTGTCCAGCGCGTAACCGGTGACGGACCCATCGGGAGCCACCGTGATGTCGCCGGTGACCAGCATGCTGGCTTCCGCCCGCTTGCGCGCCGCCTGTGGTCCCGCTGCGATGGCCAGCCCGGTCATCGTCAGCGCCGCCAAACCCAAAACCCATTGCTTCGTCATCCGTTTCACTCCCTGCCATGTGAAGTAACGCTTACCGTACCACCATGATCCCCGCCGGCGTGCTCGCAAAAAGTTGCCGACCCGGCGCGGCGTTGACCTCGTGCAACCCTGTCAACGTGCCGAACGCAGGAAGCATACCGACGGCACGATCAAATACAAATGCCGGCAAGCGATGCTTGCGCCATCCATCGCGCACGACGACGCCGGGATGCACGTGGCCCGCTAAAACATAGCCTCCCGCGTGCGCATGCGGGTGATGCGACAGCACGAACGGCGGCACGGCGAGACGATCCGGCTGCACGAAAATGCCCAATGACGCGACGTCGAAGTGACGATCGTGGTTGCCCGCGACCAGCACGATATCGATGCCTGCGTGCCGTGCGCGCCACGCCCTCACGTCGTCCACCCATGCGCTGCGCGATGTCGCCGCGCCATGCACGAGGTCGCCGAGGATAACGACGCGGTGTGGCTGGAATGTGTCGATCAGCGCATCGAGCCGGCGGAGGTCGTCGTCGGTGTCGCCACTGGGTACGGCGATGCCGGCGCGCCGGAACACCGCGCCCTTGCCGAAGTGCACATCCGATAGAAGGAGCGTGCGTTGTGCCGCCCAGTAGATCGCGCGCTCGGGATGCAGGGTGAGGCGTTCGCCCGCGATGTCGACGTCACGCGTGTTCATGCCACGCCCTTTTCCAGGCTCGCCACCATGCGCTCCACGCGCGATTTCCAGTCGTCCGTGGCGATGCCGCCGCGCAGCCGCTCCACCCAGAGCGGGAACGCCAGCGGGCTCAGCCGTTTCGGTTCCTGCCACAGCAAACGGGAGCGCGCGATGCGCAACAGGCAGGCGCGCAGGCGGGTGAAGTCGAGCTGCTGGTCAAGCACTTCGCGTTCGGCCTGCCATAGGAGGGGATGGCCCGGATCGTGCCGGCGCAGCACGTCGAACAACAGCCCGCTGGAGGCCTGCAACTGACGCAGGGTTTTGGCCTGCGCGGGATAGCCGTTGAAGACCAGGCCAGCCACGCGGGCGATCTCGCGGAACTGGCGGCGGGCGAGTTCGGAGAGATTCACGCTGGCGCGGATATCGCTGCGCAGGCCCGCGGGATGCAGGAGTTGGCGCATCGTTTCGGCGTCGAGCGCCGGCATCCGCGCGGCGGTGATCGTCAGGCCGTAGTCGTTCACCGCGTAGCCGTAATCGCCCGGCTGGATACGTGCCAGGCGCCACGCCAGCACAGCCGCCAGGCCTTCATGGGCGAGCCGTCCGGCAAACGGAAACACGAACAGGTAGTCGCCTTCCCGCGTCCGTGTGCGCTCGCACAGTGTTTCATCAAGCATGGGCACGGCGGACTGCGCGCGCTGGATGGCCAGCAAGGGACCCAGCGCGCGCATCTCCGCACTGCGCGGATCAGGCGAAGCAAGCGCGCGGCGCAGTTCGTCGGAGAGTTCGCCGGACAAGGGCAGGCGGCCGCCCATCCAGCGCGGGACGCCGCCACGACGATTCGGTGCGGCGCGCACGTACGCCGTCATCTCGCGCACGCGCACGAGTTCGAGGTTGCGGCCAGCGAACAGGAAACGGTCGCCCGGGCGCAGGCGCGAGACGAAGCTTTCCTCCACCGTGCCCAGCCGTGCGCCCTTCATGTAACGCACCTGCAGCGTGCCATCGGACGTGATGGTGCCGATGGACAGCCGGTGCATGCGCGCCACGCGGCTGCTCTCCACGCCATAGCGGCCATCGGTTTCGACCAGCTTGTGGTATTCGGGATAGCTCGCCAGCGCGGAGCCCCCCGTGCAGAGATAGGCCAGCACGGCATCGAAGCGCTCGCGCGGCAGGTTCGCGTAGGCCAGCGAGGCGGTGATTTCGGCGTAGGCGTCGTCAGCGGTGAAGCCACCGGCCAGCGCCATCGTCATCAGGTGCTGCGCCAGCACATCCAGGCAGCCGCGCATCGGGTGGCGCGGTTCGAGGTGGCCTTCGTCCAGCGCGCGGCGGGCCGCGTCCACTTCGGCCAGTTCCAGCAGGTGCGTGGGCACGCAGAGGATGCGCGAGGGCATGCCTGGCTGGTGACCGCTGCGGCCGGCCCGTTGCAGCAGGCGCGCGACGCTCTTGGGGCTGCCCACCTGGATGACGCGGTCCACCGTGGAGAAGTCCACGCCGAGGTCCAGGCTGGAGGTCGCCACCACGCAGCGCAGGGCACCGACGCGCAGGCCTTCCTCGGTGGCGAAGCGCAGCTTCGGATCGATGGAGCCGTGGTGAAGCGCGAGCGTGTCCTGCGACTCCGGCCACACGGAGGCAAGGGCCTCGTGCCACAGTTCCGCCTGCGAACGCGTGTTGGCGAAGACGAGGCTGCTGCGTGCCTGCATCACCGCCTTGAGCACGCGCGGCAGTTGGGTCAGGCCCAGGTGCCCGGCCCAGGGGAATCGTTCATTCCCCTCGGGCACGGCGGTTTCGATGAGGGTCTTCTTGCGCGACGCGGCGCCCACCAGCACGCCGTCGCCTGACAGGGCGCGCAACGCTTCGTCCAGGTTGCCCAGCGTGGCGGAGAGGCCCCAGATGCGCGCCTCGGGCTGCCAGTGGCGCAGGCGGGTGAGGCCGAGCTGGAGCAGGGTGCCACGCTTGTTGCCGACCAGCTCGTGCCACTCATCGACGACGACGCCGCGCAGTCGGGCGAAGCGCTCGCGGGCATCGGGATAGCTGAGCAGCAGGGCCAGGCTTTCCGGTGTCGTCACCAGCAGCTCGCAGGCGCCGCGGCGCAGCCTCGCGCGCTCGGCGCTGCCGCTGTCGCCCGTACGCCGCAGCACCCGCCACGGCAGGTCCATCGCTTCGACAGCCGCGGTGAGATGTTGCGCGGTGTCGGTGGCCAGTGACCGCAGCGGTGTGATCCACAGCAGGCGTAAGCCGGTGCCCGGATTCAGCACCCCGTCGATCAGCGGGCCGCCCGCCGCCGCGAGGGTTTTGCCGGTGCCCGTCGGCGCATGCACGAGGCCATGGCGGCCTTCGCCCCAGTGTTTCCAGGCGGCACGCTGGAACGGCGCCGGCCGGCGCTCCTGTTCGGCGAACCACGCCCGCAGGCGCGCTTCAGCCCGACGCCAGGCGGCGGAGGTCGTCGAGTTTGTCGGCATCGCGTATCGCAAGGTCGGTGCGCCAGCGCAGGATGCGCGGGAAGCGCACCGCCACGCCGGCCTTGTGGCGCCCCGAGGCCTGGATGGCCTCGAAGGCGAGTTCAAACACATGGGTGGGTTCCACCGAACGCACGGGGCCGAAGCGATCGATGGTGTGCGCGCGGATCCAGCGGTCCAGCTGGCCGATCTCCTTGTCGTCGAGGCCGGAGTAGGCCTTTGCCACCGGCACCAGGGCTTCGCCATCCCACACGCCGAACGTGTAGTCGGTGAACAGGCCCGAGCGACGGCCGTGGCCAGGCTGGGCGTAAAGCAGCACGGCGTCGATGGTGTACGGGTCCACCTTCCACTTCCACCAGTCGCCGCGCTTGCGGCCCACGCGGTACGGCGAATCCAGGCGCTTTAGCATCAGGCCTTCCGTACGGCGCTCGCGCGACTCGTTGCGAATGGCGGTGAGGTCGGACCAGGCATGGGCCTCGACGGCGACGGAGAGCATGAAGGTGGGTGCCTTGCCTTCCAGCAGCGCGGCAAGGCGGGCGCGCCGCTCGATCAGCGGTGTTTCGCGCAGGTCCTTGCCGTCGAACTCGAGCAGGTCGTACGCCATCAGCCGCACGGGTGTGTCGGCCAGCAGTTTCGCGCCGGGCTTCAGCTTGCCGATGCGCTTCTGCAAGGCGGCGAAGGGCAACGGGTGCGCCTCGTCGAGCGCCCAGGCGAGGATTTCGCCATCGATGACGCAGCCATCGGGCAAGGCACGCGCGGCGGTCTCCAGCTCGGGGAAGCGGCCGTCGAGGCGCTCTTCGCCGCGCGACCACAGGATGGCATCGTCGCCGCGGCGCATCAGCTGGGCACGGATGCCGTCCCATTTCCACTCGGCCACCCACGCGTCGACCGGGCCGAGCGATTCCACCTCGTGTTCCAGCGGGGAAGCGAGGAAGAACGGGTAGGGCCGGTCACCCGCATGTTCGTCGGCGCGCTCGGGCTCGGCCAGCGCACGAAATGCCGTCGCTGAAGGCTTCCACGTGCCGCTCAGGCGGTGCGCAATCAGATCGGTGGGGTGTGCGGTCCACTGGGCGATGGCCTGGACGACAAGACGGTGGGACACGCCGACGCGCAACGAACCCGTCAGCAGCTTGTTCACCAGGAACACCTGCGCCGCGGGCAGTTCACGCCACCAATCACGCAGCACGTCGATCCGTTCGGCCGATTCAAGCCGCGAGAGCGAGGGCAGCCGGGCTTCCATCCACACGTGCAGGGGCGTGTCGACGCCTTCGCTCTCCTGGCGCGGCAGCATCAACGCGATGGTTTCCGCGAGGTCGCCGACATGCGCGTAGCTGTCGTCGATCAGCCATTCCGCATAACCGGTTTCCGCAGCAAGCGCGGCACGGAGTTCGGTGGAGGTAGCCGTGCGTTTCAGCTTGCCGCCACCGAGGACATACACCGCCCATGCGGCATCTTCCGCCGGTGCGTCGGCAAAGTACGCCGCCATGGCATCGCGCTTGGCCGACGTGGACGCGGTGCGGTCCAGCGCGTCGTACAGCGCGGCAAAGCGGCGCATCAGTCGCCTTCCTCGCTGGTACGCACGTCAGGCATCGCACCCAGCGAACGCAGGGCGCGTGCATCGTGGCCGCGTTCGCGCAGGTGGCGGATGAGGGCCTCGCCGTCGCCGTGGGTGACGTAGATGCGTTTCGCCCCGCAGTCTTCCACGCTGCGGATCAGCCCCGGCCAGTCGGCGTGGTCGGAGACGATGAAGCCGCGATCGTAGCCACGACGCCGGCGCGCGCCGCGCACCTGCATCCATCCCGACGCGAAGCCTGTCGAGGCCTTAGAGAATCGCTTCATCCAGGTTGATCCCGCCGCGGAGGGCGGCGCGACGATGAGTTCGCCGGCGAAGTCGCGGCCGCGCGCGGTGTCGCTCACCGGCAGCGTCGGCACCATCGTCACGCCCGCCTCGCGGTAGGCCTCGACCAGGCGCACCATCGCGCCGTGCAACCAGACGGCGCGATCGGTGCGCGTGGAGAGTTCGGCGAGGATGCGTTGCGCCTTGCCCAGCGCATAACAGAACAACACGGCCGGGATGCCGCGTTCGGCGCAGTCGTTCCACCACGCCATCAGCTCGTCGATCACCTCGTCCATCGGTGGCCATCGATAGATCGGCAGGCCAAACGTCGATTCGGTGACGAACACATCGCAGGGCACCGGTTCGAACGGCACGCAGGTGGGGTCCGGATCGCGCTTGTAATCCCCCGACACCACCGCGACCTTGCCGCGGCCCTCGATGCGTACCTGCGCGGCGCCCAGCACATGCCCGGAAGGGTGCAGGCTGAGCGTGGTCTCGCCGAGGGTGAAACGCTCGCCGTAGTCGTACGCGCGAATCGTCGACGTCGCGCCGAGGCGCTCACGCATCAGGCCGATGCCCGCGCTCGCCACGTGATACAGCGCGCTGCCCGCCCGCGCGTGGTCGCCGTGTGCGTGCGTCACCACCGCCCGCGCGACCGGCAGCATGGGGTCGATGTAGAAATCGCCCGCGGGGCAGTAAAGGCCCTCGGGGCGGGGAAGAAGCAGGTCGCTGTCCATGACGCCGACGCTAGGGGGCGCGGCGTCAAGGGGGTGGCAACGCTCAGGCGACGAACTGAAGCCGCGCCAGCTCGGCGTAGAGGCCGTTCTGGGCGAGGAGCTCCTCGTGGGTGCCCTGCGCGACGATGCGGCCGGCTTCCATCACCACGATGCGATCGGCGCGCTGCACGGTGGCCAGGCGGTGGGCGATGACCAGGGTGGTGCGGCCTTTCTCCAGCCGCTCCAGCGCCTGCTGGATGGCGGCTTCGGACTGTGCATCCAGCGCCGAAGTGGCCTCGTCGAGCAGCAGCAGGGGCGCGTCGCGGAGGATGGCGCGGGCGATGGCGATGCGCTGCTTCTGGCCGCCGGAGAGGCGGACGCCACGCTCGCCCAGGGCGGCGTCGTAGCCCTCCGGCAGGGCGGAGAGGAAGCCGTCGGCCTCGGCCAGGCGGGCGGCCTCGCGCACTTCCTCGGCGCTGGCGTCCTCACGGCCGAAGCGGATGTTGTCCGCGGCGCTGCCACCGAAGATCACCGTCTCCTGCGGCACCAGCGCAATGGAGCCGCGCAGGTCGGGCAGGGCGAGGGCACGCAGGTCCACGCCGTCGAAGCGGATGGCGCCGGATTTCGGATCGTGGAAGCGCAGCAGCAGGCTGAAGACGGTGCTCTTGCCGGCACCGGACGGCCCGACGAGGGCGACGGTTTCGCCGGGCGCGATGTCCAGCGAGAACTCCGAGAGCGCGGCCACGTCCGGCCGCGACGGGTAACGGAATTCCACGTTGTCGAAATGCAGCGCGCCGGTCACCGGTACCGGCAGCGGCTCGGGGGCCTCGGGGGTGCGGATCACCGGCTGTTCGGTGAACAGTTCGCCAATTCGCTCCATCGCACCGGCGGCGCTGAGCACATCGCCCCATACCTCGGAGAGGCCTGCCACGGATCCCGCGGCGAAAATCGCATACAGCACGAACTGGCTGAGCACGCCGGGCGCCAGCTGGCCGTGGATCACGTCACGCGCGCCCACCCACAGCACCAGGGTGATCGCGCCGAAGATCAGGACGATGACGGCGGCGGTCAGCAGGGAGCGCATGCCGATGCGGCGGCGCGCGGTCGCCAGGGCCAGCGCGATGGCGTCGGCGTAGCGGCGGCTCTCGATCGGCTCGCGGTTGTAGGCCTTCACGGCCTGCGCGGCGTTGAGGGTTTCGTTGGCCACGGCGGCGGCATCGGCGATGCGGTCCTGGCTGTGCCGCGAGAGCTTCTGCACGCGGCGGCCAAACACCAGGATCGGCAACATCACGG is part of the Luteibacter pinisoli genome and harbors:
- a CDS encoding ABC transporter transmembrane domain-containing protein: MSGERRAKSRNIGALRDLWPFMRPHKALVAGWIIFLGLSSGASLALPPAIRHIIDSGFLASNVATINGTFLALFGVAVVLAIATAGRYYCIALLGERSLASLRSALYRHVIGLDVGFYESTRVGELTSRLGTDTEVVQTLVGSGISVALRSAVMLIGSAVAMAWTSPHLAGLTALVIPAVMLPILVFGRRVQKLSRHSQDRIADAAAVANETLNAAQAVKAYNREPIESRRYADAIALALATARRRIGMRSLLTAAVIVLIFGAITLVLWVGARDVIHGQLAPGVLSQFVLYAIFAAGSVAGLSEVWGDVLSAAGAMERIGELFTEQPVIRTPEAPEPLPVPVTGALHFDNVEFRYPSRPDVAALSEFSLDIAPGETVALVGPSGAGKSTVFSLLLRFHDPKSGAIRFDGVDLRALALPDLRGSIALVPQETVIFGGSAADNIRFGREDASAEEVREAARLAEADGFLSALPEGYDAALGERGVRLSGGQKQRIAIARAILRDAPLLLLDEATSALDAQSEAAIQQALERLEKGRTTLVIAHRLATVQRADRIVVMEAGRIVAQGTHEELLAQNGLYAELARLQFVA
- a CDS encoding ATP-dependent DNA ligase, whose protein sequence is MRRFAALYDALDRTASTSAKRDAMAAYFADAPAEDAAWAVYVLGGGKLKRTATSTELRAALAAETGYAEWLIDDSYAHVGDLAETIALMLPRQESEGVDTPLHVWMEARLPSLSRLESAERIDVLRDWWRELPAAQVFLVNKLLTGSLRVGVSHRLVVQAIAQWTAHPTDLIAHRLSGTWKPSATAFRALAEPERADEHAGDRPYPFFLASPLEHEVESLGPVDAWVAEWKWDGIRAQLMRRGDDAILWSRGEERLDGRFPELETAARALPDGCVIDGEILAWALDEAHPLPFAALQKRIGKLKPGAKLLADTPVRLMAYDLLEFDGKDLRETPLIERRARLAALLEGKAPTFMLSVAVEAHAWSDLTAIRNESRERRTEGLMLKRLDSPYRVGRKRGDWWKWKVDPYTIDAVLLYAQPGHGRRSGLFTDYTFGVWDGEALVPVAKAYSGLDDKEIGQLDRWIRAHTIDRFGPVRSVEPTHVFELAFEAIQASGRHKAGVAVRFPRILRWRTDLAIRDADKLDDLRRLASG
- a CDS encoding ligase-associated DNA damage response exonuclease, with protein sequence MDSDLLLPRPEGLYCPAGDFYIDPMLPVARAVVTHAHGDHARAGSALYHVASAGIGLMRERLGATSTIRAYDYGERFTLGETTLSLHPSGHVLGAAQVRIEGRGKVAVVSGDYKRDPDPTCVPFEPVPCDVFVTESTFGLPIYRWPPMDEVIDELMAWWNDCAERGIPAVLFCYALGKAQRILAELSTRTDRAVWLHGAMVRLVEAYREAGVTMVPTLPVSDTARGRDFAGELIVAPPSAAGSTWMKRFSKASTGFASGWMQVRGARRRRGYDRGFIVSDHADWPGLIRSVEDCGAKRIYVTHGDGEALIRHLRERGHDARALRSLGAMPDVRTSEEGD